AAGTCTGGACACACCCAACCCTCGGCCGGCGATGGCTCGGTTGTTGCGCGTCACGCGGGCGGATCTGAGATCCGCTCCTACGACAACGTGGTTGGACGGAAGACTGCCCTGGGACACGGCAGCCAACGAAGCTCACGCAAGCAGGCCAAAGGTCTCTGCGCACCATGCGGGTCGTTCCGACCTATTAACACACTTGTAGGGGCGGGTCTCAGACCCGCCCAGGCCTATCTGCTGCGAGATCTTTCGTCTCACCAAACCGCCACCGACCGTCGTGCCTGACCGTTCACATCGCGCGGAGTGGGCGACGAGACCCACGGTCCGCGGACGGGTGGTGTGTTACGCATCGTGCGGGCGGTTCGCGAACCGCCCCTACCCATTCCTGCCAAGCCGACCTTCGGTCGGCGATGGCTCCTTTGTTGCGCGTCACGCGGGCGGTCTGAGATCCGCCCCCACGGGAACTCCGAGCAACGCACATCAAGACTTCCGAAGTCTGGGAGACTTCGGAAGTCTGAAGTAATCCGACCACTCGGGCCGCGATGGGTGGTGTGTTACGCATCGTGCGGGCGGTTCGGCGCTACTGCCTCCCGCCTTGCGGGGCGAACCGCCCCTACCCATTCATGCCAACCCGACCCTCGGCCGGCGATGGTTCCTTTGTTGCGCGTCATGCGGGCGGGTCTGAGACCCGCCCCTACAGGGACTCGTATGAGCTGCGGCCCCTAACCCGAAGCCAGCTTTGCCGCGTCGTCGGGCCTCTGGCCCGCGATCCTCATCCCCTCCGTCATCAACCTCTTGGCGGCGCGGACGCCCGCCTCGTCGGCCAGAACGCCGCGCTGGTCCCCCTCCCTCTGCCCCGACACGACCGCCGCGCCGTACAGCGCCCCGGCCGCATAACTGGCCGCGGGGCGCATGCCGTGGATCAAGAAGGCATTGTGCAGGCTGAGCAGCGCCGGCTCCAGCCCGTAATTGCGAAACCACCCGACCGCCAGCGCCACCCCCACCTTGTCGCGCAGGGCCATCCGCCCCGCCTTGCCGGAGAGGAAACAGCGCGTCCGGTCGATCAGGCAGGCCATCGCGCCGGACATCCGCGCAAAGTACACCGGCGTGGCCAGCACCAGTATGTCGCAGGCGCGCATCTGTTTCAGGATAGGCAGGGCATCGTCGGCCACGACGCAGGGCTGCTCCAGGGTCTGGTGCTCGCGG
The DNA window shown above is from Chloroflexi bacterium ADurb.Bin180 and carries:
- a CDS encoding NAD(P)H dehydrogenase (quinone), giving the protein MHILGIHSSPFPEGNTATLLHLVLQEAAQTPGVSTEAVSLAGLTIADCRQCDWCREHQTLEQPCVVADDALPILKQMRACDILVLATPVYFARMSGAMACLIDRTRCFLSGKAGRMALRDKVGVALAVGWFRNYGLEPALLSLHNAFLIHGMRPAASYAAGALYGAAVVSGQREGDQRGVLADEAGVRAAKRLMTEGMRIAGQRPDDAAKLASG